The genomic window CGAGCGGCCGATGTGCTAGGTGCGGGGGATGCTGGACGTCCATCCGTCGGTCTGGATCGCGCCGTCGGCGCAGCTCTATGGCGGCGTGCGCATCGGCGAGGGCGCGTCGGTGTGGCACAACGCCGTGCTGCGCGCCGAATGCCACGAGATCCGCATCGGCCGCATGACGAACGTGCAGGACTTCGTCATGGTCCACGTCGCCTACGATCGTCCGACGGTGGTCGGTGCGTTCTGCTCGATCACGCACCACGTGACCGTCCACGGCTGCACGATCGAGGACGAGTGCCTGATCGGCATCGGCGCCACGGTGATGGACGGCGCGGTCATCGGCCGCGGCTCGATCGTCGCCGGCGGCGCGTTCGTGAAGGAGGGCACGATCATCCCGCCCGGGTCGATCGTCGCGGGCGTGCCGGCGAAGGTGGTGCGCACGCGCGACTCGTCGCGCGAGAATCGTCTCAACGCGTGGCTGTATCATCGAAACGCCGACCACTACCGTCGCGGGCTGCACCGCGCCTGGGAGGGCCCGGAGTTCGACGCCTGGTACGCGGCCAAGCGCGCCGAGATCGAGGTTCCGAGCCAAGACTCCGTCTCGGCTCGGGGGCGAGAGCGTGGCGTGGGTGGTCCGCGCGACCGGCATGCCGCGGCCGGCGAAGCCGGCGCGGCAGACGAGGTACGCGCGAAGGCATCCCGAAGAAACGGTTCGGGGACGCGTCGGCGGCCACGGTAGAGAGAGCGCCGGCACCGCGTCCTCCACTCATGGGCTGGCGCGTCGACTTCGTCGCGCGTGCCTCCATTGCCGGCGGCAAGACGAAGTCTTGGGCCGGCATCTATAGGCGCGCGTCGCGCGAGGCGTCGGCGATCGCCTGCGCGCGCTCGGCGAGGGCGGCGGTCACGCGCAGCGCGGGCGTGGTGGCCGCGACGTCCTTGCCGATCGTGTGGCGCTTGTAGATGCCTTCGCTGATGACGGCGAGCTTGGTCAGCGCCAGCACCTGGTAGAAGTCGACCGCGTCGACGGCGCGTCCGCTGCGCCGCGCGTACTCGTCCACCATCTCGGCACGGCTCGGGAACCCGGGCGCAGCGGTCGCCGTCGAGAACGCGCCGGCGAGCGGCGCGTCGCCGGGCTCGCTCCAGTAGATGAGGAGGTAGCCCAGGTCGGCGAGCGGATCGCCGAGGGTCGCCATCTCCCAGTCGAAGACGGCGGCGATGCGGCCGGGGTCGGCCGGGTCGAGCGCGACGTTGCCGAGGCGGTAGTCGCCGTGGACGATGGTCGGCGCCGGCGAGGTCGGGAGCGCGCGGCCGAGGCGCGCGAGCAGCGCGTCGACGATCGGCAGCTCGCTCGTCTTGTTGCCCTCCCACTGCTTCGCCCACCGGCGCACCTGACGTTCGAGGTAGCCGTCGGGGCGGCCGAAATCGCCGAGGCCGACCGCCGCGTAGTCGATCGCGTGCAGACGTGCGAGCGTGTCGACCAGCGCGGCGCCGATGCGCCGGCGATCCTCCGGACGCTCGGCGAAGCCGGCCGGGA from Candidatus Eisenbacteria bacterium includes these protein-coding regions:
- a CDS encoding gamma carbonic anhydrase family protein is translated as MLDVHPSVWIAPSAQLYGGVRIGEGASVWHNAVLRAECHEIRIGRMTNVQDFVMVHVAYDRPTVVGAFCSITHHVTVHGCTIEDECLIGIGATVMDGAVIGRGSIVAGGAFVKEGTIIPPGSIVAGVPAKVVRTRDSSRENRLNAWLYHRNADHYRRGLHRAWEGPEFDAWYAAKRAEIEVPSQDSVSARGRERGVGGPRDRHAAAGEAGAADEVRAKASRRNGSGTRRRPR
- a CDS encoding phosphotransferase family protein, with amino-acid sequence MSDVPGIDAARVARFFAAHVPGGDVPLAFELISGGRSNLTYLVRGGGREWVLRRPPLGHVLATAHDMAREHRVLAALADTDVPVARPFALCEDAAVNGAPFYVMQYRPGVVVHDRLPAGFAERPEDRRRIGAALVDTLARLHAIDYAAVGLGDFGRPDGYLERQVRRWAKQWEGNKTSELPIVDALLARLGRALPTSPAPTIVHGDYRLGNVALDPADPGRIAAVFDWEMATLGDPLADLGYLLIYWSEPGDAPLAGAFSTATAAPGFPSRAEMVDEYARRSGRAVDAVDFYQVLALTKLAVISEGIYKRHTIGKDVAATTPALRVTAALAERAQAIADASRDARL